A genome region from Rhodanobacter thiooxydans includes the following:
- a CDS encoding FMN-binding glutamate synthase family protein — translation MESSGFAHWLVVLVELVTAFALLLALAVVVLAVTWVVDRNQTGNAVLRNFPVVGHFRYWFLHLGEFFRQYLYSSDREELPFNRAQRTWVYRAAKNVDNTNAFGSSRDLRAEGVPFFVNAPFPDLGVDHVEPVPVTIGPYVREPYSHAAFFNISAMSFGALSAPAVRALSRGAAKAGIWMDTGEGGLAPYHLEGGCDIIFEIGTAKYGVRTPDGKLDDDKLLAICAHPQVKMVSIKLGQGAKPGMGGLLPGAKVTAEIAAIRGIPVGEDSQSPNRHLDIGNVTQLMDSIGHIRELTGKPVGFKAVLGGVEWIGELCDEVRKRGIVSAPDFIIVDGSEGGTGAAPQTLMEGVGLPLHEALPALLDMLIVKGLRQRIKVVCSGKCITAYDVAWALSLGADFVNSARGFMLALGCIQSLQCNRNTCPTGITTQNPKLQRGLVVSDKSERVYHYAKNLMHEVGIIAHSCGVSEPRQLRRSHCRVVGDDGLSIPLEQLFPYPQADAQAQRL, via the coding sequence ATGGAATCAAGCGGCTTTGCGCACTGGCTGGTGGTGCTGGTCGAACTGGTCACGGCTTTTGCCCTGCTGCTGGCCCTGGCGGTGGTGGTGTTGGCGGTGACCTGGGTGGTCGACCGCAACCAGACCGGCAACGCGGTGCTGCGCAACTTTCCGGTGGTCGGCCACTTCCGCTACTGGTTCCTGCACCTGGGCGAGTTCTTCCGCCAGTACCTGTATTCCAGCGACCGCGAGGAGCTGCCGTTCAACCGCGCGCAGCGCACCTGGGTCTACCGCGCGGCGAAGAACGTGGACAACACCAACGCGTTCGGTTCCAGTCGCGACCTGCGCGCCGAGGGCGTGCCGTTCTTCGTCAATGCGCCGTTCCCCGACCTGGGCGTGGACCACGTCGAGCCGGTGCCGGTGACGATCGGCCCGTATGTGCGCGAGCCATACAGCCACGCGGCGTTCTTCAACATCTCGGCGATGAGTTTCGGCGCATTGTCGGCACCAGCGGTGCGTGCGTTGTCGCGCGGTGCGGCCAAGGCGGGCATCTGGATGGATACCGGCGAGGGTGGCCTGGCGCCGTACCACCTCGAAGGCGGCTGCGACATCATCTTCGAGATCGGCACGGCCAAGTACGGCGTGCGTACGCCGGACGGCAAGCTCGACGATGACAAGCTGCTGGCAATCTGCGCCCACCCGCAGGTGAAGATGGTCAGCATCAAGCTGGGCCAGGGCGCCAAGCCCGGCATGGGCGGCCTGCTGCCCGGCGCCAAGGTCACCGCCGAGATCGCGGCGATCCGCGGTATTCCGGTCGGCGAGGATTCGCAGAGCCCGAACCGGCACCTCGACATCGGCAATGTCACGCAACTGATGGACAGCATCGGCCATATCCGCGAGCTCACCGGCAAGCCGGTCGGCTTCAAGGCGGTGCTGGGTGGCGTGGAGTGGATCGGCGAGCTGTGCGACGAGGTGAGGAAGCGCGGTATCGTGAGCGCGCCCGACTTCATCATCGTCGACGGCTCCGAGGGCGGCACCGGCGCGGCGCCGCAAACCTTGATGGAAGGCGTCGGCCTGCCGCTGCACGAGGCGCTGCCGGCACTGCTCGACATGCTGATCGTCAAGGGCCTGCGCCAGCGCATCAAGGTGGTCTGCTCGGGCAAGTGCATCACCGCCTACGACGTGGCGTGGGCGCTGTCGCTCGGTGCGGACTTCGTCAACTCGGCGCGCGGCTTCATGCTGGCGCTGGGCTGCATCCAGTCGCTGCAGTGCAACCGCAACACCTGTCCCACCGGCATCACCACGCAGAACCCGAAGCTGCAGCGCGGCCTGGTGGTCAGCGACAAGAGCGAGCGGGTGTACCACTACGCGAAGAACCTGATGCACGAGGTCGGCATCATCGCGCACAGCTGCGGCGTCAGCGAACCGCGCCAGCTCAGGCGCAGCCATTGCCGCGTGGTCGGCGACGACGGCCTGTCGATCCCGCTGGAGCAGCTGTTTCCGTATCCGCAGGCAGACGCCCAGGCCCAACGCCTGTAG
- a CDS encoding N-acetylmuramoyl-L-alanine amidase: MPLTIHDQPLPYVDLLPERPAAAVELVVIHCTELPDLATAREYGERALHASGTGNSGHYYVDRDGAVYRYVPGTRIAHHVRGHNPNSIGIELVNAGRYPDWFDSRRQTMTEPYPAAQIDALLALLAQLRAEFPHLRRIAGHEELDTDLMPASDDPARQIRRKLDPGPRFPWDAIVPASGLERLR, from the coding sequence ATGCCATTGACCATCCACGACCAGCCGTTGCCCTACGTCGACCTGTTGCCGGAACGTCCGGCCGCAGCGGTCGAGCTGGTGGTGATCCACTGCACCGAGCTGCCGGACCTGGCCACCGCGCGCGAATACGGCGAACGCGCGCTGCACGCCAGCGGTACCGGCAACAGCGGCCACTATTACGTCGACCGCGACGGCGCGGTGTATCGCTACGTACCCGGCACCCGCATCGCCCATCACGTGCGCGGGCACAATCCGAATTCCATTGGCATCGAGCTGGTGAACGCGGGCCGCTATCCCGACTGGTTCGACTCGCGCCGCCAGACCATGACCGAGCCCTACCCCGCCGCGCAGATCGACGCGTTGCTCGCCCTGCTGGCGCAGTTGCGCGCGGAGTTCCCGCACCTGCGCCGGATCGCCGGCCACGAGGAGCTGGACACCGATCTGATGCCCGCCAGCGACGATCCTGCGCGACAGATCCGCCGCAAGCTCGACCCCGGCCCGCGCTTTCCATGGGATGCCATCGTGCCCGCCAGCGGCCTCGAGCGGCTGCGCTAG
- a CDS encoding CPBP family glutamic-type intramembrane protease: protein MPAHPPVSGPHLKLAALLGLAGALATLALMPYAMVLMPQQFAAAPLPLPVIVLQAVVETGVLCWLLGWLGLRLGAPYGLDAPWLRAWVYRRPRDPAWHSRWWLAGLLGVAAALLVAGLSLLGPQASAGHAHVAIPAWRGALASFYGGTVEEILMRLLPISALIWLLARGNRRVARPWMFVLAIVLAALLFGIGHLPAAHAAGQLGTPLLIARIVLLNAMVGVACGGLFWKYGLEHAMLAHFCADLVLHVALPLTGTA from the coding sequence ATGCCTGCCCATCCGCCGGTCAGCGGCCCGCACCTGAAGCTCGCCGCGCTGCTCGGTCTCGCCGGCGCGCTGGCCACGCTGGCGCTGATGCCCTACGCGATGGTGCTGATGCCGCAGCAGTTCGCCGCAGCGCCGTTGCCCTTGCCCGTCATCGTGCTGCAAGCGGTGGTGGAGACTGGCGTGCTGTGCTGGCTGCTGGGCTGGCTCGGCTTGCGTCTGGGCGCGCCGTATGGCCTCGATGCGCCCTGGCTGCGCGCCTGGGTGTACCGGCGGCCGCGCGATCCGGCGTGGCACTCGCGCTGGTGGCTGGCCGGCCTGCTCGGCGTGGCCGCAGCGCTGCTGGTGGCGGGACTGTCGCTGCTCGGCCCGCAGGCGAGCGCCGGACACGCCCACGTTGCCATCCCGGCGTGGCGGGGCGCGCTGGCCTCGTTCTACGGCGGCACGGTGGAAGAAATATTGATGCGGCTGCTGCCGATCAGCGCGCTGATCTGGCTGCTGGCGCGCGGCAACCGGCGCGTGGCGCGCCCGTGGATGTTCGTGCTGGCGATCGTGCTGGCCGCGCTGTTGTTCGGCATCGGCCACCTGCCCGCCGCGCATGCCGCCGGCCAGCTCGGCACGCCGCTGCTGATCGCGCGCATCGTCCTGCTCAATGCCATGGTCGGCGTCGCCTGCGGCGGACTGTTCTGGAAGTACGGGCTGGAGCACGCGATGCTGGCGCACTTCTGCGCCGATCTGGTGCTGCACGTGGCACTGCCGCTGACCGGTACCGCCTGA
- a CDS encoding copper chaperone PCu(A)C — MKSSRLKSAALPLLLAGLLLAGGAYAADADHVRASHAWIRVLPSALPAGAYVTLENDGDQPVALRGAGSTVYAEVMLHQSSRGGGMSRMSMVDALNVPAHGKVELAPGGYHLMLMRPHALVKPGDTVTLTLQFADGSTLATDFIARPANAMDAGDEHAMPAMNHSTMDHGAMPHGH, encoded by the coding sequence ATGAAGTCATCCCGCCTGAAGTCAGCCGCCCTGCCACTGCTGCTGGCCGGCCTGCTGCTGGCCGGCGGCGCCTACGCCGCCGATGCCGACCACGTCCGCGCCAGCCACGCCTGGATCCGCGTGCTGCCGAGCGCACTGCCGGCCGGCGCCTACGTCACGCTGGAGAACGACGGCGACCAGCCAGTCGCGCTGCGCGGCGCCGGCAGCACGGTTTATGCCGAGGTGATGCTGCACCAGAGTTCGCGCGGAGGCGGCATGAGCCGCATGAGCATGGTCGACGCGCTGAACGTACCCGCACACGGCAAGGTGGAGTTGGCGCCGGGTGGCTACCACCTGATGCTGATGCGGCCGCATGCACTAGTGAAACCCGGCGACACGGTGACGCTGACGCTGCAGTTCGCCGACGGCAGCACGCTGGCCACCGACTTCATCGCACGGCCGGCCAATGCCATGGACGCGGGCGACGAGCACGCCATGCCGGCGATGAATCACAGCACGATGGACCACGGCGCCATGCCGCACGGCCACTGA
- a CDS encoding cytochrome c oxidase assembly protein, with translation MTATLLKWIVPWEFSWVLLACFVTAAVLYLRGSRRRSVGFGRKLAFWCGMAIIYLSLHTYLDYYAEHEFFMHRIQQLLLHHIAPLLIVTAYPATVLRAGLPLAWRVRLLRPLQRSWPWRLVGGVLLNPTVATLLFIVFILIWLIPSMQTLAMLDWRIYRFMNWSMLVSGFAYWSLVLDHRPHPPGRMTAGLRVLSPAITMTPQIVAGAIVTFSKTDLYPIFEICGRAFIFNVLTGQLIGGVIIWVPSALVESIGGLMALRMWLRLSRHGRLPRKPLPRPAARHAAAVDASAPD, from the coding sequence GTGACCGCTACCTTGCTGAAATGGATCGTGCCATGGGAGTTCTCGTGGGTGCTGCTCGCGTGCTTCGTGACGGCCGCCGTGCTGTACCTGCGCGGCAGCCGCCGGCGGTCGGTGGGTTTCGGCCGCAAGCTCGCGTTCTGGTGCGGCATGGCGATCATCTACCTGTCGCTGCACACCTATCTGGATTACTACGCCGAGCATGAGTTCTTCATGCACCGCATCCAGCAGCTGCTGTTGCATCACATTGCGCCGTTGCTGATCGTCACCGCCTATCCGGCCACGGTGCTGCGCGCCGGCCTGCCGCTGGCGTGGCGGGTGCGCCTGCTGCGGCCGCTGCAGCGTTCATGGCCGTGGCGGCTGGTCGGCGGGGTGTTGCTGAATCCCACCGTGGCGACGCTGCTGTTCATCGTCTTCATCCTGATCTGGCTGATCCCGTCGATGCAGACGCTGGCGATGCTGGACTGGCGCATCTACCGCTTCATGAACTGGAGCATGCTGGTCAGCGGCTTCGCCTACTGGTCGCTGGTGCTCGATCACCGGCCGCATCCGCCGGGGCGGATGACCGCCGGGCTGCGCGTGCTGTCGCCCGCGATCACCATGACGCCGCAGATCGTCGCCGGCGCGATCGTCACGTTTTCCAAGACCGACCTGTACCCGATCTTCGAGATCTGCGGCCGCGCGTTCATCTTCAACGTGCTGACCGGGCAGCTGATCGGCGGCGTGATCATCTGGGTGCCGTCGGCGCTGGTGGAGTCCATCGGCGGCCTGATGGCCTTGCGCATGTGGTTGCGGCTGTCGCGCCATGGCCGCTTGCCGCGCAAGCCGCTGCCGCGGCCTGCCGCGCGCCATGCGGCCGCGGTGGATGCGAGCGCGCCGGACTGA
- a CDS encoding DUF2007 domain-containing protein translates to MRQIYTSPRPESVDAVVALMAEHGIAATVENRSNYNRPSYQRFSYSARNDDRGRWAQVWITHADDYPRARALLRQIGIEPVVRHGEELAAARNPSPLDRRNRTVTRVRRIVLLVVLAVLAVAMLRFLRM, encoded by the coding sequence ATGCGTCAGATCTACACCTCGCCCCGCCCGGAAAGCGTCGACGCCGTGGTCGCCCTGATGGCCGAGCACGGCATCGCCGCGACGGTGGAAAACCGCTCCAACTACAACCGGCCGAGCTACCAGCGTTTCAGCTACTCGGCGCGCAACGATGATCGCGGCCGCTGGGCGCAGGTGTGGATCACCCACGCCGACGACTACCCCAGGGCGCGCGCGCTGCTGCGCCAGATCGGCATCGAGCCGGTGGTGCGCCACGGCGAGGAACTGGCCGCGGCGCGCAACCCCAGCCCGCTGGACCGGCGCAACCGCACGGTAACGCGGGTGCGCCGCATCGTGCTGCTGGTGGTGCTGGCGGTGCTGGCCGTGGCGATGCTGCGCTTCCTGCGCATGTAA
- a CDS encoding acyl-CoA thioesterase: MSEDHVAELVQLLRLERLEDNLFRGQSRDIGTRFVFGGQVLGQALSAAQQTVDPSREAHSLHAYFLRAGDIEAPIIYSVERTRDGGTFSSRRVVAIQHGQPILNGSISFQAPEPGVEHQISMPEVPAPEDIEPLHPLPPDELVRLPVKLQRWLGIDGPFEFRQVWPRDEMHPVKRPPIQHIWFRLTSPIDDAAILHRALLAYASDFHLIGTATLPHGISYMTHNVQMASLDHALWFHRPVRVDEWLLYSFDSPTAQGARGLARGQIFSRDGRLVASSAQEGLIRVRGD, encoded by the coding sequence ATGAGCGAAGACCACGTCGCCGAACTGGTCCAGCTGCTTCGCCTGGAGCGACTGGAAGACAACCTGTTCCGCGGCCAGAGCCGCGACATCGGCACGCGCTTCGTGTTCGGCGGCCAGGTGCTGGGGCAGGCGCTGTCGGCGGCGCAGCAGACCGTCGACCCCTCGCGCGAGGCGCATTCGCTGCATGCCTACTTCCTGCGTGCCGGCGACATCGAGGCGCCGATCATCTACAGCGTGGAACGCACCCGCGACGGCGGTACGTTCTCCTCGCGCCGGGTGGTGGCGATCCAGCACGGCCAGCCGATCCTGAACGGCTCGATCTCGTTCCAGGCGCCCGAGCCGGGCGTGGAACACCAGATCAGCATGCCCGAGGTGCCCGCGCCGGAAGACATCGAGCCGCTGCATCCGCTGCCGCCCGACGAGCTGGTGCGGCTGCCGGTGAAGCTGCAACGCTGGCTTGGCATTGACGGCCCGTTCGAGTTCCGCCAGGTGTGGCCACGCGACGAGATGCACCCGGTCAAGCGCCCGCCGATCCAGCACATTTGGTTCCGGCTCACCTCGCCGATCGACGACGCGGCGATCCTGCACCGCGCGCTGCTGGCCTATGCTTCCGATTTCCACCTGATCGGCACCGCTACCCTGCCGCACGGCATCTCCTACATGACCCACAACGTGCAGATGGCCAGCCTCGACCACGCGCTGTGGTTCCACCGTCCGGTCCGCGTCGACGAATGGCTGCTGTACTCGTTCGATAGTCCCACCGCGCAGGGCGCGCGCGGCCTGGCGCGCGGGCAGATCTTCAGCCGCGACGGTCGCCTGGTGGCTTCCTCCGCGCAGGAAGGGCTGATCCGCGTGCGCGGCGACTGA
- a CDS encoding SCO family protein: MKPRHWLRPALLLLLLATGVLLGACHRGEPLPLRLTNISGHMPDLDFKLTDDNGKAVTGADYRGKVVLLYFGYTHCPDVCPLTLAQLHVVMQRLGPLADGARILFVSVDPARDTPAIMHGYVNAFDKRSVGLVGDARSVEALSKRYRSAFTREPSSPDGSYEVSHSSAIYVFDRDGRARLLATPSASQDDLVHDLHLLLDTGATS, from the coding sequence ATGAAGCCCCGCCACTGGCTGCGCCCCGCCCTGCTGCTCCTGCTGCTCGCCACCGGCGTGCTGCTGGGCGCTTGCCATCGCGGCGAACCGTTGCCGCTGCGGCTGACCAATATCAGCGGGCACATGCCCGACCTCGATTTCAAGCTCACCGACGACAACGGCAAGGCCGTCACCGGTGCCGACTACCGCGGCAAGGTGGTGCTGCTGTACTTCGGCTATACCCACTGCCCCGACGTCTGCCCGCTGACCCTGGCGCAACTGCACGTGGTGATGCAGCGGCTGGGACCGCTGGCCGACGGTGCGCGCATCCTGTTCGTCAGCGTCGACCCGGCGCGCGACACGCCGGCGATCATGCACGGCTACGTCAACGCGTTCGACAAGCGGTCGGTGGGCCTGGTCGGTGATGCGCGCAGCGTCGAGGCGCTGAGCAAGCGCTACCGCTCGGCCTTCACCCGCGAACCCAGTTCGCCCGACGGCAGCTACGAAGTCAGCCACAGCTCGGCGATCTACGTGTTCGACCGCGACGGCCGCGCCCGTCTGCTGGCCACCCCGTCCGCCTCGCAAGACGACCTGGTGCACGACCTGCACCTGCTGCTCGACACCGGAGCCACGTCATGA
- a CDS encoding alpha/beta hydrolase: protein MRGQIILSHGSDSGPDATKVSALATLAESLGWRTQRPDYRADDARGFAGSVAPRVARLRATIEAQDAPPLLVGSSMGAFVSGLVSLDVPVAGLLLLATPSEIPGYARKFDLREDVPALLIHGWRDEICPLAGVHAFAAKRRLPLLVLDDDHRLGSSMGMIAAQFRGMLDQRAAAA, encoded by the coding sequence ATGCGCGGCCAGATCATTCTTTCGCACGGCTCGGATTCCGGGCCGGACGCCACCAAGGTCAGCGCGCTGGCCACTCTGGCCGAATCGCTGGGCTGGCGCACGCAGCGGCCGGACTACCGCGCCGACGACGCACGCGGCTTTGCCGGTTCGGTGGCGCCGCGGGTCGCTCGCCTGCGCGCCACCATCGAGGCGCAGGATGCTCCGCCGCTGCTGGTCGGCTCCAGCATGGGTGCTTTCGTCTCCGGGCTGGTCTCGCTGGATGTGCCAGTGGCCGGTTTGCTGCTGCTGGCCACGCCCAGCGAAATCCCCGGCTACGCACGCAAGTTCGACTTGCGCGAGGACGTGCCCGCGCTGCTGATCCACGGCTGGCGCGACGAGATCTGCCCGCTGGCCGGCGTGCACGCGTTCGCCGCGAAGCGCCGCCTGCCGCTGCTGGTGCTGGACGACGACCACCGGCTGGGTTCCAGCATGGGCATGATCGCGGCGCAGTTCCGCGGCATGCTCGACCAACGGGCGGCGGCCGCATGA
- the purT gene encoding formate-dependent phosphoribosylglycinamide formyltransferase, producing the protein MKPFGTPHSDHALRVLLLGAGELGKEVAIELQRYAVEVIAVDRYANAPAMQVAHRSHVIDMLDGQALRAVIEREKPDVVVPEIEAIHTPTLIELEKEGQRVIPTARAAWLTMDREGIRRLAAEELRLPTSPYRFCDDEAQYRDAVAAIGYPFVIKPVMSSSGKGQSVVRSADALQRAWDYAQSGGRAGKGRVIVEGFVDFDYEITMLTVRHVDGVSFCAPIGHRQEEGDYRESWQPQPMSDAALAEAQRQAAAVTGALGGWGVFGVEFFVKGDAVIFSEVSPRPHDTGLVTLISQEFSEFALHARAILGLPIPVIHQYGPAASCAVLVEGAGAGPRYHGVAAALAEPDTQLRIFGKPAVKGRRRMAVTLARGATLEAAVGKAVRAAGHLRIEL; encoded by the coding sequence ATGAAACCTTTCGGCACGCCCCATTCCGACCACGCGCTGCGCGTGCTGCTGCTGGGCGCCGGCGAGCTGGGCAAGGAGGTGGCGATCGAGCTGCAGCGCTACGCGGTGGAGGTGATCGCGGTGGATCGCTACGCGAACGCGCCGGCGATGCAGGTGGCCCATCGCAGCCACGTGATCGACATGCTGGACGGCCAGGCACTGCGCGCGGTGATCGAGCGGGAAAAGCCCGACGTGGTGGTGCCGGAGATCGAGGCGATCCACACGCCGACCCTGATCGAACTGGAGAAGGAAGGCCAGCGGGTGATCCCGACCGCGCGCGCGGCGTGGCTGACCATGGACCGCGAGGGCATCCGCCGGCTGGCCGCCGAGGAACTCAGGCTGCCCACCTCGCCCTACCGCTTCTGCGACGACGAGGCGCAATACCGCGACGCGGTGGCCGCGATCGGCTACCCGTTCGTGATCAAGCCGGTGATGAGTTCGTCGGGCAAGGGCCAGAGCGTGGTGCGCAGTGCCGACGCGCTGCAGCGCGCGTGGGATTACGCGCAATCCGGCGGGCGCGCGGGCAAGGGCCGGGTGATCGTCGAGGGTTTCGTCGACTTCGACTACGAGATCACCATGCTCACCGTGCGGCATGTCGACGGCGTCAGCTTCTGCGCGCCGATCGGCCATCGCCAGGAAGAAGGCGACTACCGCGAGTCATGGCAGCCGCAGCCGATGAGCGACGCCGCGCTGGCCGAGGCGCAGCGGCAGGCTGCCGCGGTCACCGGTGCGCTGGGCGGCTGGGGCGTGTTCGGCGTGGAGTTCTTCGTCAAGGGCGACGCGGTGATCTTCTCCGAGGTCAGCCCGCGGCCGCACGACACCGGCCTGGTCACGCTGATCTCGCAGGAGTTCTCCGAGTTCGCGCTGCACGCGCGGGCGATCCTCGGCCTGCCGATTCCGGTGATCCACCAGTACGGGCCGGCGGCGTCGTGCGCGGTGCTGGTCGAAGGCGCCGGCGCCGGGCCGCGCTACCACGGCGTGGCCGCGGCGCTGGCCGAGCCGGATACGCAGCTGCGCATCTTCGGCAAGCCCGCGGTGAAGGGGCGCCGGCGCATGGCGGTGACGCTGGCGCGCGGGGCCACGCTGGAGGCGGCAGTGGGCAAGGCGGTGCGTGCGGCGGGCCATCTGCGCATCGAGCTGTGA
- a CDS encoding SPFH domain-containing protein, whose amino-acid sequence MNERHGFSVAGIPFVSLCLVLAAIGVALVLSTAQGQSPTPAIAGAIVLAIDGFMLKGFFQVAPNEGQVLQLFGEYAGTVRREDLRWTNPFCSRQRISLRVRNFESGKLKVNDNDGNPIEIAAVVVWQVIDTAEAVFCVDDYENFVHIQSESALRQMAQSYPYDAHDDGKPSLRSHGEVINSHLRDEIQTRLGKAGVQVVEARISHLAYAQEIAQAMLQRQQAGAIIAARTKIVEGAVSMVEMALDQLNRRGVVSLDEERKAAMVSNLLVVLCGERGTQPVLNTGTLY is encoded by the coding sequence ATGAACGAACGCCATGGTTTTTCCGTCGCCGGCATTCCCTTCGTCAGCCTGTGCCTGGTGCTCGCCGCGATCGGCGTCGCGCTGGTGCTGTCCACGGCGCAGGGGCAGTCGCCAACGCCGGCGATTGCCGGCGCGATCGTGCTGGCCATCGACGGCTTCATGCTGAAGGGCTTTTTCCAGGTCGCGCCGAACGAGGGTCAGGTGCTGCAGCTGTTCGGCGAATACGCCGGCACCGTGCGCAGGGAAGACCTGCGCTGGACCAACCCGTTCTGCAGCCGCCAGCGCATCTCGCTGCGCGTGCGCAATTTCGAGAGCGGCAAGCTAAAGGTCAACGACAACGACGGCAATCCGATCGAGATCGCCGCAGTGGTGGTGTGGCAGGTGATCGACACTGCCGAGGCGGTGTTCTGCGTCGACGATTACGAGAATTTCGTGCACATCCAGAGCGAATCGGCGCTGCGGCAGATGGCGCAGAGCTACCCGTACGACGCCCACGACGACGGCAAGCCGTCGCTGCGCAGCCACGGCGAGGTGATCAACTCGCACCTGCGCGACGAGATCCAGACCCGCCTCGGCAAGGCCGGCGTGCAGGTGGTCGAGGCGCGCATCAGCCACCTCGCCTACGCCCAGGAAATTGCCCAGGCGATGCTGCAGCGGCAGCAGGCCGGCGCGATCATCGCCGCCCGCACGAAGATCGTCGAGGGCGCGGTGAGCATGGTCGAGATGGCACTGGACCAGCTCAACCGACGCGGCGTGGTGAGCTTGGACGAGGAGCGCAAGGCGGCCATGGTCAGCAACCTGCTGGTGGTGCTGTGCGGCGAGCGCGGCACCCAGCCGGTGCTGAACACCGGCACCTTGTACTGA
- a CDS encoding arginyltransferase, with protein sequence MRRSDQVRLFQTLPHACGYYADRTAQNLVLDPAAPNLDKLYGPALERGFRRAGGHLYFPHCAQCHACTPCRIDVANFQPDRAQRRCLKRNADLVLSESIPGYNRERHALYERYLQSRHAGGGMDDAEASDFRRFLTAPWSPTLFMELRLGERLLAVAVTDVCPNGASAVYTFYDPDETARSLGTCAILQQVALCRRRGLPWLYLGFWIDGHPKMDYKRRFKPLQIRTAEGWQAMP encoded by the coding sequence ATGCGCCGTTCCGACCAAGTCCGCCTGTTCCAGACGCTGCCCCACGCGTGCGGCTACTACGCCGACCGCACGGCGCAGAACCTGGTGCTGGACCCGGCCGCACCGAACCTGGACAAGCTGTACGGCCCGGCGCTCGAACGCGGCTTCCGCCGCGCCGGCGGCCACTTGTACTTCCCGCACTGCGCGCAATGCCACGCCTGCACGCCGTGCCGCATCGACGTGGCGAATTTCCAGCCGGACCGCGCCCAGCGCCGCTGCCTGAAGCGCAACGCCGACCTCGTGCTCAGCGAGTCGATCCCCGGCTACAACCGCGAGCGCCACGCGCTGTACGAGCGCTACCTGCAGAGCCGCCACGCCGGCGGCGGCATGGACGATGCGGAAGCCAGCGACTTCCGCCGCTTCCTCACCGCACCGTGGAGCCCCACCCTGTTCATGGAGCTGCGCCTGGGCGAGCGCCTGCTCGCGGTGGCGGTTACCGACGTCTGCCCGAACGGCGCGTCGGCCGTCTATACCTTCTACGACCCCGACGAGACCGCGCGCAGCCTCGGCACCTGCGCCATCCTGCAGCAGGTGGCGTTGTGCCGCCGTCGCGGCCTGCCCTGGCTGTACCTGGGCTTCTGGATCGACGGCCACCCGAAGATGGACTACAAGCGGCGCTTCAAGCCGCTGCAGATCCGCACCGCCGAAGGCTGGCAGGCGATGCCGTAA
- a CDS encoding DUF423 domain-containing protein produces the protein MRAPVTSRVALLVGLAGASAVLLGAFGAHALRGVLDVRSNELWRTAVDYHAWHALALTVAVALGRGRSRRLAATAFAVGIVLFSGSLYALALGVPRWVGIITPFGGVAFILGWLALGWALRTRDE, from the coding sequence ATGCGAGCACCTGTCACTTCCCGCGTTGCCCTGCTGGTCGGCTTGGCCGGAGCCAGCGCGGTGCTGCTGGGCGCGTTCGGCGCGCATGCGCTGCGCGGCGTGCTTGATGTCCGTAGCAATGAGCTGTGGCGCACGGCGGTGGACTATCACGCATGGCATGCGTTGGCGCTGACCGTGGCGGTGGCACTCGGGCGCGGCCGCAGCAGACGTCTTGCGGCCACGGCATTTGCCGTCGGTATCGTGTTGTTCAGCGGCAGCCTGTACGCGCTGGCGCTGGGCGTGCCGCGCTGGGTCGGAATCATCACGCCGTTTGGCGGCGTGGCCTTCATCCTCGGCTGGCTCGCGCTCGGCTGGGCGTTGCGCACGCGCGACGAATAG